Proteins encoded within one genomic window of Humulus lupulus chromosome 1, drHumLupu1.1, whole genome shotgun sequence:
- the LOC133824242 gene encoding uncharacterized protein LOC133824242 translates to MGGLGFKEGCTWNKVLLAKFVWAVSSKQDILWVKWVDSIYLKGQDFWAYTVPQDVSWYWRRLVKLRSVFPAKSLAEAVKKNKLCLKDLYHQLLNKERVAFANVVWCSLAMPKHRFILWQATLGHLLTRDKLHYCHLELPSLLCPVRAQMEVWLGRDIWPSMYENWCYWMVGNPKGLKHQVSAAALATTVYMVWRNRNHCVFEFSSMFVGSVIQLIKFYLRNRLARLPMLKIRKSDLAFYETVVQL, encoded by the exons ATGGGTGGTCTTGGTTTTAAGGAGGGTTGCACATGGAACAAAGTGCTCCTTGCTAAGTTTGTTTGGGCTGTTTCATCTAAGCAAGATATTCTTTGGGTGAAATGGGTGGACTCCATTTATCTGAAGGGTCAGGATTTCTGGGCATATACAGTTCCCCAGGATGTTAGTTGGTATTGGAGGAGACTAGTTAAGCTGAGATCTGTTTTCCCTGCTAAAAGCCTAGCTGAGGCAGTCAAGAAAAACAAGCTCTGCTTGAAAGATTTGTATCACCAGTTACTTAACAAGGAAAGAGTAGCCTTTGCTAATGTGGTCTGGTGCTCCTTGGCTATGCCTAAACATAGGTTCATCTTATGGCAAGCTACACTTGGTCATCTACTCACTCGAGATAAGCTGCACTACTGTCATCTGGAATTGCCTTCTTTGCTCTGTCCG GTTAGAGCTCAAATGGAGGTCTGGCTGGGTAGGGATATATGGCCGAGCATGTATGAGAATTGGTGCTATTGGATGGTTGGTAATCCGAAGGGTCTGAAGCATCAGGTATCTGCTGCAGCTTTGGCAACAACCGTGTATATGGTTTGGAGGAATAGAAACCACTGTGTTTTTGAGTTTAGTTCTATGTTTGTTGGCAGTGTTATTCAATTGATCAAGTTCTATTTGAGAAATAGACTAGCCAGACTTCCTATGTTGAAAATTAGGAAAAGTGATTTAGCATTTTATGAGACTGTTGTTCAGTTGTAA